Proteins co-encoded in one Spirosoma endbachense genomic window:
- a CDS encoding tetratricopeptide repeat protein has translation MLIRSKVIIALMWLLSAGLAWGQGGATLAEEYFKAGEFEKAANEYAKLLKTDVTWVRLARYVNSLQKSNKAEEAVKYLRKQERSDEPNRAYYQLLIGQLATQQGDTVLASNQYTAALQSSKSSTSKLERIASAFNEAGEPRWAVRALEMAREVSKEPTAYSEDLMGLYRATGQTEKSINEIITTGKQPDKKETVLAALQGFINTKDEPLVEKALYSKIQLEPNELSYNELLIWYFVQKQKFGRALLQEKATDKRVKLNGSRVYDLGMLAMNNKEYKTAAESFEYITTTYPQGQLYPFARRLVIQAREEQVKNTYPVDKVEIRKLIGDYQKMLQEIGTNVKTLEALRSTANLYGNYLDSKDTALTVLDLAIELGKTDKNFVDRCKLDKGDIYLLKGEPWESTLLYSQVEKSQKEELLGYEAKLKNAKLHYYRGNLAVAKDILDVLKLATSREIANDAEQLSLLIVDNTGMDSTEAAMREYAGIDLLLFQNKTDEAIEALNEMWKKYADHPLADEILWLRANTYMKQGKNTEALEDLKKITASYSTDILGDDALFTQAKIYEERLKDKTAAMEAYQKVLTQYPGSIYGAESRKRFRALRGDTVN, from the coding sequence ATGTTAATAAGGTCAAAAGTCATTATTGCGCTGATGTGGCTGTTGTCAGCCGGACTCGCCTGGGGGCAGGGGGGAGCGACGTTGGCCGAAGAATATTTTAAAGCGGGCGAATTTGAAAAAGCCGCCAACGAATATGCGAAGCTGTTAAAAACTGATGTGACCTGGGTTCGCCTGGCCCGCTATGTGAATAGCCTGCAAAAAAGTAACAAGGCAGAGGAGGCCGTAAAATATTTGCGCAAGCAGGAGCGCAGCGACGAACCCAACCGGGCATACTACCAATTGCTCATTGGGCAACTCGCCACCCAGCAGGGCGATACAGTCCTGGCGAGCAATCAATACACGGCCGCCTTACAATCCAGCAAATCGTCGACCAGCAAGCTCGAACGGATCGCCAGTGCCTTCAACGAAGCAGGAGAGCCTCGCTGGGCGGTCCGGGCGCTCGAGATGGCCCGAGAGGTCAGTAAGGAGCCTACGGCCTACAGCGAGGATCTAATGGGCCTTTACAGGGCGACGGGTCAAACTGAAAAATCGATCAATGAAATTATAACGACCGGCAAACAGCCTGATAAAAAAGAAACCGTATTGGCCGCACTACAAGGATTTATCAACACAAAAGATGAGCCACTTGTGGAAAAAGCGTTATACAGCAAAATTCAGCTGGAACCCAATGAGCTTTCCTATAATGAATTATTGATCTGGTACTTTGTGCAGAAACAAAAATTCGGCCGGGCGTTGCTACAGGAAAAAGCAACGGATAAACGCGTAAAATTGAACGGTAGCCGCGTTTATGACCTGGGAATGCTGGCGATGAACAACAAAGAATACAAAACAGCCGCCGAATCATTCGAATACATAACCACTACCTATCCACAGGGTCAGCTGTATCCATTCGCACGCCGGTTAGTTATCCAGGCCCGCGAAGAACAGGTAAAAAACACGTATCCTGTCGATAAGGTAGAAATCCGTAAGCTGATTGGTGATTATCAAAAAATGCTTCAGGAGATCGGGACAAACGTTAAAACACTTGAAGCGCTCCGGAGCACGGCCAATCTATACGGAAATTATCTCGACAGCAAAGACACTGCGCTAACTGTGCTGGATTTGGCCATTGAGTTGGGAAAAACCGACAAAAATTTTGTGGATCGTTGTAAGCTTGACAAAGGGGATATCTATCTGCTGAAAGGTGAGCCCTGGGAATCGACGCTGTTGTACTCTCAGGTTGAAAAATCGCAGAAAGAAGAATTGTTAGGGTATGAAGCCAAGCTTAAAAACGCAAAACTTCACTACTATCGGGGAAATCTGGCCGTGGCTAAAGATATTTTGGATGTACTTAAACTGGCTACATCACGAGAAATAGCCAACGATGCCGAGCAGTTAAGTTTATTAATTGTGGATAACACCGGCATGGACAGTACTGAAGCCGCAATGCGGGAATATGCCGGAATTGACTTGCTACTCTTCCAGAATAAAACAGATGAAGCCATTGAAGCGCTCAATGAAATGTGGAAGAAATATGCTGATCATCCACTAGCCGATGAAATTCTCTGGCTTCGGGCGAATACATACATGAAGCAAGGTAAGAATACCGAAGCACTTGAAGACTTAAAAAAGATAACAGCCAGCTACTCAACTGACATATTAGGGGATGATGCCCTGTTTACGCAGGCGAAAATATATGAAGAGCGTTTAAAAGATAAGACAGCTGCCATGGAAGCCTATCAAAAAGTATTAACACAATATCCAGGTAGTATCTACGGAGCTGAGTCTCGTAAGCGGTTCAGAGCCTTACGAGGTGATACCGTTAATTGA
- the thrC gene encoding threonine synthase, which produces MRFYSTNNPQTTVSVEEALFHSLPADKGLYMPTPLPHLGTGFFEKIAGQSLADIGFEISKALFSDDISTADLENLTHQAFPFDTPVVDLEPGKTSVLELFHGPSLAFKDVGARYMAALMSYYSGRNDKEVNILVATSGDTGGAVAMGFHNVPGVRVSILYPSGRVSDLQEKQLTTLGGNVQAFEVDGSFDDCQAIVKEAFVDTDLNTHLSLSSANSINIFRLIPQGFYYVRAYGQVRKSGKPVIFSTPSGNFGNLSAGAMVQQMGLPVAHFVAATNLNHVVPSYIKTGVYTPKASIATISNAMDVGSPSNFVRLAQLYGNDFDRFKENVSGYFYDDDETRAGMKRIYDQFGYVACPHTAIGILGLQHYLLDSNNDYTGVALATAHPSKFKPLVEAVLGQPVHVPDRLASLAGRDKKSIRIPAQYEAFKESLLHTVL; this is translated from the coding sequence ATGCGTTTTTATAGCACGAATAATCCTCAGACTACTGTTTCTGTTGAGGAAGCCCTTTTTCACAGCCTACCTGCTGATAAAGGGCTGTATATGCCAACCCCTCTACCTCATTTAGGCACTGGTTTTTTCGAAAAAATTGCTGGACAGTCTTTAGCAGATATTGGATTTGAGATCAGCAAGGCACTGTTTAGTGATGATATAAGCACGGCTGATCTGGAAAATCTTACGCATCAGGCTTTTCCATTCGATACACCAGTTGTTGATCTGGAGCCAGGAAAAACAAGTGTTCTGGAGTTGTTTCATGGCCCATCGCTGGCTTTTAAGGACGTTGGAGCTCGTTATATGGCAGCATTAATGTCTTATTATTCAGGCCGTAACGATAAAGAAGTAAATATTTTGGTAGCGACTTCGGGCGATACGGGCGGGGCTGTTGCAATGGGCTTCCACAATGTTCCTGGCGTTCGCGTTTCAATCCTTTACCCTTCTGGTCGGGTTAGCGATCTTCAGGAAAAACAATTGACAACGCTTGGTGGCAATGTTCAGGCATTTGAAGTAGATGGATCTTTCGACGATTGCCAGGCGATCGTGAAGGAAGCATTCGTCGACACTGATCTAAACACTCATTTGTCGCTTTCCTCTGCGAATTCGATCAATATTTTCCGATTGATTCCACAGGGGTTTTATTACGTTCGGGCATACGGTCAGGTACGTAAATCTGGGAAACCCGTTATTTTTTCAACGCCCAGCGGAAATTTCGGTAATCTTAGTGCTGGTGCTATGGTTCAACAAATGGGCTTGCCTGTTGCTCATTTTGTGGCAGCAACTAATCTAAATCACGTGGTGCCGTCTTACATAAAAACGGGAGTGTATACGCCTAAAGCCTCCATTGCGACGATCTCGAATGCGATGGATGTGGGGAGTCCAAGCAACTTTGTTCGTTTGGCTCAGCTCTACGGCAATGATTTTGATCGTTTCAAAGAAAACGTTTCAGGTTATTTTTATGACGATGACGAGACACGAGCGGGGATGAAACGCATCTATGACCAATTTGGCTATGTCGCTTGTCCTCACACAGCAATTGGTATTCTGGGTTTACAACACTACCTGCTCGACAGTAATAACGATTATACGGGTGTTGCATTAGCTACGGCTCACCCTTCAAAATTTAAGCCTTTAGTTGAAGCGGTATTGGGGCAACCTGTTCATGTTCCTGACAGGCTGGCCAGTTTAGCTGGTCGAGATAAAAAAAGTATTCGCATTCCTGCTCAATATGAGGCTTTTAAAGAGTCACTGCTTCATACAGTTCTCTAA
- the pruA gene encoding L-glutamate gamma-semialdehyde dehydrogenase, producing the protein MSFGLFNVPTPVNEPVKEYRPGSAEREAVKKALQDFRSVETDIPMYIGGQEVRTDRKLRVAPPHDHQHTLGYFHEGDAQHVEQAIEAALAAKDNWASLSWEHRASIFLKAADLLAGPYRARINAATMLGQSKNAFQAEIDSACELIDFLRFNVHYATDIYRQQPNSSPGVWNRLEYRPLEGFVFALTPFNFTAIAGNLPTSAAMMGNTVVWKPAYTQVLSAKVIMEVLMEAGLPDGVINLIYVDGPVAGDIIFNHPDFAGIHFTGSTGVFQAIWGTIGANIHKYKSYPRIVGETGGKDFVLVHESADADEVATGLVRGAFEYQGQKCSAASRAYVPSSLWPAIETKVKEFLSEIKMGVTEDFTNFINAVIDERSFKKITAYIDAAKQSDQVKIVAGGNYDGSKGYFIEPTVLQVNDPNYRTMCEEIFGPVLSVYVYEPSEFESILQIVNSTSPYALTGSIFAKDRYVIEHTSKALQNAAGNFYINDKPTGAVVGQQPFGGARASGTNDKAGSALNLYRWVSARTIKETYVTPRHFAYSFLQAD; encoded by the coding sequence ATGTCATTTGGATTATTCAACGTTCCAACGCCGGTTAATGAGCCGGTAAAAGAGTATCGTCCTGGTTCTGCAGAGCGCGAAGCAGTGAAAAAAGCTTTGCAGGATTTTCGCTCGGTAGAAACAGACATTCCCATGTACATCGGTGGCCAGGAGGTTCGAACAGACCGTAAACTCCGGGTAGCTCCACCCCACGATCATCAGCATACACTCGGCTATTTTCATGAAGGCGATGCTCAACATGTTGAACAGGCAATTGAAGCCGCATTAGCTGCAAAAGATAATTGGGCGAGTTTATCCTGGGAGCACCGGGCCAGCATTTTTCTAAAAGCGGCTGATCTACTCGCTGGACCATATCGGGCACGAATCAATGCTGCAACAATGCTTGGTCAGTCGAAAAACGCTTTTCAGGCTGAAATCGACTCTGCATGTGAACTGATCGATTTTCTACGATTCAATGTCCACTATGCAACGGATATCTACCGGCAGCAACCAAACTCTTCGCCGGGTGTCTGGAACCGACTGGAGTACCGTCCCCTCGAAGGATTCGTTTTTGCCCTGACTCCCTTCAATTTTACCGCTATTGCCGGCAACTTACCCACATCGGCCGCTATGATGGGGAATACCGTAGTGTGGAAACCAGCCTATACGCAGGTTCTATCGGCTAAAGTTATTATGGAGGTGTTAATGGAGGCAGGTTTACCCGATGGCGTCATAAATCTGATCTATGTTGATGGCCCAGTAGCGGGCGATATAATTTTTAACCATCCTGACTTTGCAGGCATACACTTTACGGGTAGTACTGGCGTATTTCAAGCGATTTGGGGTACAATTGGCGCGAACATACACAAGTACAAATCCTATCCACGGATCGTTGGTGAAACAGGAGGGAAAGACTTCGTACTTGTTCATGAGTCCGCTGATGCCGATGAAGTAGCCACCGGCCTGGTTCGCGGAGCATTTGAATATCAGGGGCAAAAATGCTCCGCTGCATCACGCGCCTATGTTCCATCATCGCTTTGGCCGGCTATCGAAACGAAAGTAAAAGAGTTTCTGAGCGAGATAAAAATGGGCGTAACTGAAGATTTTACCAACTTCATCAATGCCGTTATTGACGAACGCTCGTTCAAAAAGATCACAGCTTATATCGATGCCGCTAAACAGAGTGATCAGGTAAAAATCGTGGCAGGAGGGAACTACGACGGTTCTAAGGGGTATTTTATCGAGCCAACCGTGCTTCAGGTAAATGATCCGAACTACAGAACAATGTGTGAAGAAATATTCGGGCCGGTATTATCAGTTTATGTGTATGAACCATCGGAGTTCGAATCTATTCTACAGATTGTAAATAGTACCTCGCCTTATGCATTGACGGGATCCATTTTTGCGAAGGATCGATATGTGATCGAACATACTTCGAAAGCACTCCAGAATGCCGCCGGTAATTTTTATATTAACGATAAGCCAACCGGAGCAGTAGTAGGACAACAGCCATTTGGGGGAGCGCGAGCGTCGGGAACGAACGATAAAGCGGGATCGGCTTTAAATTTATATCGCTGGGTTTCTGCACGTACAATTAAGGAAACCTATGTGACTCCCAGGCACTTCGCTTATTCATTCCTACAGGCGGACTAA
- a CDS encoding putative Ig domain-containing protein, whose product APSVANAIPPQSATVGSGFSYLIPANTFTDTETPASLTLSVSSLPAGLSFTAPATISGTPSTTIGSPFTITVKATDPGSLTTSTTLVLTVSPAPIVNTAPTVANAIPPQSATVGSGFSYLIPANTFTDTETPASLTLSVSSLPAGLSFTAPATISGTPSTTVGSPFTITVKATDPGSLTASTTLVITVSPAPIVNTAPSVANAIPPQSATVGSGFSYLIPANTFTDSETPASLTLSVSSLPAGLSFTAPATISGTPSTTVGSPFTITVKATDPGSLTASTTLVITVSPAPIVN is encoded by the coding sequence GCGCCCAGTGTGGCTAATGCTATCCCGCCCCAGTCGGCCACGGTGGGCAGTGGGTTTAGCTATCTCATCCCAGCCAACACCTTTACCGATACCGAGACACCCGCCAGTCTAACCCTGTCGGTCAGTAGTCTGCCTGCCGGATTGAGCTTTACCGCTCCGGCTACCATCTCGGGAACGCCCTCCACTACGATCGGATCGCCTTTCACCATCACCGTGAAAGCCACCGATCCGGGTTCGCTGACCACCAGCACAACCCTGGTGCTCACCGTCAGCCCTGCTCCTATCGTGAATACCGCCCCTACGGTGGCTAATGCCATCCCACCCCAGTCGGCCACGGTGGGCAGTGGGTTCAGCTATCTCATCCCGGCTAACACCTTCACCGATACCGAAACACCCGCCAGTCTAACCCTGTCGGTCAGTAGTCTGCCCGCTGGATTGAGCTTTACCGCTCCGGCCACTATCTCGGGAACGCCCTCCACTACCGTCGGATCGCCTTTCACCATCACCGTGAAAGCCACCGATCCGGGTTCATTAACGGCCAGCACAACCCTGGTCATTACCGTTAGCCCCGCCCCGATTGTGAACACCGCGCCCAGTGTGGCTAATGCGATCCCGCCCCAGTCGGCCACGGTGGGCAGTGGGTTCAGCTATCTCATCCCAGCCAACACCTTCACCGATTCGGAGACACCTGCCAGCCTGACCCTGTCGGTCAGTAGTCTGCCCGCTGGATTGAGCTTTACCGCTCCGGCTACTATCTCGGGAACGCCCTCCACTACCGTCGGATCGCCTTTCACCATCACCGTGAAAGCCACCGATCCGGGTTCATTAACGGCCAGCACAACCCTGGTCATTACCGTTAGCCCCGCCCCGATTGTGAAC